From Amycolatopsis sp. cg9, one genomic window encodes:
- a CDS encoding MAB_1171c family putative transporter yields the protein MIETLAYLLCVVGFAGFGYKLVEARRSQPVRTMWFLAGFGICIATGIMVLTPAMTALVGPGPVAEWVLSLAGDELKLGAIGFAVAFTQSVWRGEGARLLPHALFTGATMVLLAVCFTLSDPRRVGDDTVFSPASLPFALADKALFLLYSLISLGLLFAVFVRSARHAEPGPLRAGLWLLVVGVGAAFAWTFWDVDDVRRLAETARIGAREDLPSSVLAAATIGFVTAGATLSAWSPAVSSVIGRVRAYRAYRRIEPLWTALRAAVPGIVLDPGRELAGGPEFALYRRVIEIRDGHLALRAHFDPDLPARAEKAARDEGVSEADLPATVEAVTLAAAIEAGRAGRRFDPAKATPATLPDAEADVAAEAAWLVQVSRAWQRDTVVARVREATLACTRSRQAPQCGVGCVQRTQCGVRCVQRTERHIGAHEAGGQRG from the coding sequence GTGATCGAGACCTTGGCCTACCTGCTGTGCGTGGTGGGCTTCGCCGGGTTCGGGTACAAGCTCGTCGAGGCGCGCCGCAGCCAGCCGGTGCGGACGATGTGGTTCCTCGCCGGGTTCGGCATCTGCATCGCCACCGGCATCATGGTGCTGACGCCGGCGATGACGGCCCTCGTCGGCCCGGGCCCGGTGGCCGAGTGGGTCCTCAGCCTGGCCGGCGACGAGCTGAAGCTGGGCGCGATCGGGTTCGCCGTCGCCTTCACGCAGTCGGTGTGGCGCGGCGAGGGCGCCCGCCTGCTGCCGCACGCGCTGTTCACCGGCGCGACGATGGTGCTGCTCGCGGTGTGCTTCACGCTGTCGGACCCGCGACGCGTCGGCGACGACACCGTGTTCTCGCCCGCCTCGCTGCCGTTCGCGCTCGCCGACAAGGCGTTGTTCCTGCTGTACAGCCTGATCAGCCTCGGGCTGCTGTTCGCGGTGTTCGTCCGCAGCGCGCGGCACGCGGAGCCGGGACCGCTGCGCGCCGGGCTGTGGCTGCTGGTCGTCGGCGTGGGCGCGGCGTTCGCGTGGACGTTCTGGGACGTCGACGACGTCCGCCGCCTCGCCGAGACGGCCCGCATCGGCGCCCGCGAAGACCTGCCGTCCTCGGTCCTCGCCGCCGCGACGATCGGTTTCGTGACGGCGGGCGCGACGCTCAGCGCCTGGTCACCGGCGGTCTCGTCGGTGATCGGCCGGGTCAGGGCCTACCGGGCGTACCGCCGCATCGAGCCACTGTGGACGGCCCTGCGCGCGGCGGTCCCGGGCATCGTCCTGGACCCGGGCCGCGAACTGGCGGGCGGCCCGGAGTTCGCGCTGTACCGCCGCGTCATCGAAATCCGCGACGGCCACCTCGCCCTGCGCGCCCACTTCGACCCGGACCTCCCGGCCCGAGCCGAGAAAGCGGCCCGCGACGAGGGAGTGAGCGAAGCGGACCTGCCGGCCACGGTCGAGGCGGTGACCCTCGCGGCGGCGATCGAAGCGGGCCGCGCGGGCCGCCGCTTCGACCCGGCGAAGGCCACGCCCGCGACCCTGCCCGACGCCGAGGCGGACGTCGCGGCCGAAGCGGCCTGGCTGGTCCAGGTGAGCCGAGCCTGGCAGCGCGACACGGTGGTGGCACGCGTCCGCGAGGCCACGCTCGCCTGCACCCGGTCTCGGCAAGCACCCCAATGTGGCGTTGGGTGCGTCCAGCGCACCCAATGTGGCGTTCGGTGCGTCCAGCGCACCGAACGCCACATTGGGGCGCATGAGGCCGGAGGTCAGCGCGGGTAG
- a CDS encoding Lrp/AsnC family transcriptional regulator, with protein sequence MDDVDRMLLAELQRDATQAYAALGKAVGLSAGAAHERVRKLREQDVIRRTTVDVDPAAVGRGVAAFVLVDANAWMGDRPVREALEALPEVVEAHVIAGPASLLVKVRTATTEELQASLRRLFAIDGVTGTQTIVVLESFFERPVDTGA encoded by the coding sequence ATGGACGACGTGGATCGCATGCTGCTCGCTGAACTGCAGCGAGACGCGACGCAGGCGTACGCCGCGCTCGGCAAGGCCGTCGGGCTCTCCGCCGGGGCGGCCCACGAGCGCGTGCGCAAGCTGCGCGAGCAGGACGTGATCCGGCGGACCACCGTCGACGTCGACCCGGCCGCCGTCGGGCGCGGGGTCGCGGCGTTCGTCCTCGTCGACGCGAACGCGTGGATGGGCGACCGGCCGGTGCGCGAAGCCCTCGAAGCGCTGCCCGAGGTGGTGGAGGCGCACGTGATCGCCGGCCCCGCGTCGCTGCTGGTCAAGGTGCGCACGGCGACGACCGAGGAGCTCCAGGCGTCGCTGCGCCGGCTCTTCGCGATCGACGGTGTCACCGGCACGCAGACCATCGTCGTCCTCGAATCCTTCTTCGAGCGCCCGGTCGACACGGGAGCCTGA
- a CDS encoding SMP-30/gluconolactonase/LRE family protein: MDLIKTEFEVLDERFKRVNGDEWTQRLHTGCRWTEGPAYFPAGRYLLFSDIPNDRTLRWDETTGRVGVFRQPSHYSNGHTVDRHGRLISCEQGLRRVTRTEHDGSITVLASEFRGKRLNSPNDVVEHSDGSIWFTDPSYGIDSDYEGYRAESEIGGCHVYRVAPSGEVRIVADDFSRPNGLAFSADESLVYIADTRQDPSHIRVFRVGSDGTLAGGEVFATSDAGGFDGVRVDADGRVWAAAHDGLHCFDPDGTRIGKLRIPEICSNLTFGGARGNELFITASSSVYTLRVTVNGARYPR, encoded by the coding sequence ATGGATCTGATCAAGACCGAGTTCGAGGTGCTGGACGAGCGGTTCAAGCGCGTCAACGGCGACGAGTGGACGCAGCGCCTGCACACCGGCTGCCGCTGGACCGAGGGCCCGGCGTACTTCCCGGCCGGCCGCTACCTGCTGTTCAGCGACATCCCGAACGACCGCACCCTGCGCTGGGACGAGACGACGGGCCGGGTCGGCGTCTTCCGGCAGCCGTCGCACTACTCGAACGGGCACACCGTCGACCGCCACGGACGGCTGATCAGCTGCGAACAGGGCCTTCGCCGCGTGACGCGCACGGAGCACGACGGCTCGATCACGGTGCTGGCGTCGGAGTTCCGGGGGAAGCGGCTGAACAGCCCGAACGACGTCGTCGAGCACTCGGACGGGTCAATCTGGTTCACCGACCCGAGTTACGGCATCGACAGCGACTACGAGGGGTACCGCGCGGAGAGCGAGATCGGCGGCTGCCACGTGTACCGCGTGGCCCCGTCGGGCGAGGTCCGGATCGTCGCGGACGACTTCTCGCGCCCGAACGGGCTGGCGTTTTCGGCGGACGAGTCGCTGGTGTACATCGCGGACACCCGCCAGGACCCCAGCCACATCAGGGTGTTCCGGGTCGGCTCGGACGGGACGCTGGCCGGCGGGGAGGTCTTCGCGACGAGCGACGCCGGCGGGTTCGACGGCGTGCGCGTCGACGCGGACGGCCGGGTCTGGGCGGCCGCGCACGACGGGCTGCACTGCTTCGACCCGGACGGCACGAGGATCGGCAAGCTGCGGATCCCGGAGATCTGCTCGAACCTGACGTTCGGCGGGGCGCGGGGGAACGAGCTGTTCATCACGGCGTCGAGTTCGGTGTACACGCTGAGGGTGACGGTGAACGGGGCCCGCTACCCGCGCTGA
- a CDS encoding PadR family transcriptional regulator, whose protein sequence is MEISQLLKGVLDLAVLAVLRDEDGYGYDVLRRLRTAGLEEVGDASVYGTLRRLYKAGLLTSYVVPSEEGPHRKYYSLNEPGRARLAESGKTWQSFAVTMNALLGEAA, encoded by the coding sequence GTGGAGATCAGTCAGCTGCTCAAAGGGGTGCTCGATCTCGCCGTCCTCGCGGTGCTCCGCGACGAAGACGGCTACGGGTACGACGTCCTGCGAAGACTCAGGACCGCGGGCCTGGAAGAGGTGGGGGACGCGTCGGTGTACGGAACGCTGCGCCGGCTCTACAAGGCCGGCCTGCTCACTTCGTACGTGGTGCCCAGTGAAGAGGGCCCGCACCGCAAGTACTACAGCCTGAACGAGCCGGGCCGGGCGCGGCTCGCGGAGTCGGGCAAGACCTGGCAGAGCTTCGCCGTGACGATGAACGCGCTTTTGGGAGAGGCAGCATGA